A single genomic interval of Astyanax mexicanus isolate ESR-SI-001 chromosome 4, AstMex3_surface, whole genome shotgun sequence harbors:
- the rorcb gene encoding RAR-related orphan receptor C b, producing MRAQIEVIPCKICGDKSSGIHYGVITCEGCKGFFRRSQQNNAMYSCSRQRNCLIDRTNRNRCQHCRLQKCLALGMSRDAVKFGRMSKKQRDSLYAEVQRHQQLSQDCLSGLAGGLPGGLPREHEEAGEDSGHSRSYSSGGSSAALSDLDDIATLPDGLLFDLPLTPGEAGEYCGLDLLDGGVGGGAGSAGSGSSSNQSSPEPSIMDMAEVERVKHEYQLLPEPSILTHTLLGALPDSCSLLDIEQITQNVVKSHVETCQYTSEELKRFTWNLYSPEETRSFQLKSAEWMWQQCALHITNAIQYVVEFAKRISGFMDLCQNDQIILLKAGCLEVLLIRMCRAYNSANNTMFFDGKFASPQLFKALGCDDLVNAVFELAKNLCRLQLSEEEMALFSAAILLSPDRPWLTDSQQVQKLQEKVYVALQHSLHMSGANPEKLDKMVSKLPQMKSICNLHIDKLEFFRLVHPETAYSFPPLYREVFGSEITFPDSTDS from the exons ATGAGAG CTCAAATAGAGGTGATTCCGTGTAAGATCTGCGGGGACAAGTCCTCCGGGATCCATTATGGTGTTATCACCTGCGAAGGCTGCAAG GGGTTTTTTCGCCGCAGCCAGCAGAACAACGCTATGTACTCGTGCTCTCGACAGAGGAACTGCCTGATCGATCGCACCAACCGCAACCGCTGCCAGCACTGCCGCCTGCAGAAGTGCCTGGCTCTGGGCATGAGCCGAGATG CGGTAAAGTTCGGACGCATGTCTAAGAAGCAGCGGGACAGTTTATATGCGGAGGTTCAGCGGCACCAGCAGCTCTCCCAGGACTGTCTGTCAGGGCTGGCAGGGGGTCTTCCCGGGGGTCTGCCCCGGGAGCATGAGGAGGCCGGTGAGGACAGTGGACACAGCCGGTCGTACAGCAGCGGCGGCTCCAGCGCCGCCCTGAGTGACCTGGACGACATCGCCACTCTGCCCGACGGCCTGCTGTTCGACCTGCCGCTCACCCCGGGCGAGGCGGGCGAATACTGCGGCCTAGACCTGCTGGACGGCGGGGTGGGGGGCGGAGCCGGAAGTGCAGGCAGCGGCAGCTCGTCCAATCAGAGCTCTCCGGAGCCCAGCATCATGGACATGGCTGAAGTGGAAAGAGTGAAGCACGAATATCAGCTGCTGCCTGAACCCAGCATCCTCACCCACACGCTGCTGGGAGCGCTGCCTGACAGCTGCTCACTCCTCGATATAG AGCAAATTACCCAGAATGTGGTGAAGTCTCATGTGGAGACGTGTCAGTACACCTCAGAGGAGCTGAAGCGCTTCACTTGGAACCTGTACTCACCTGAAGAAACCCGCTCCTTCCAGCTAAAG TCTGCTGAGTGGATGTGGCAGCAGTGTGCCCTGCACATCACTAACGCCATCCAGTATGTGGTGGAGTTCGCCAAGCGCATCAGCGGCTTCATGGACCTGTGCCAGAACGACCAGATCATCCTCCTCAAAGCAG GATGTTTGGAGGTGCTGCTGATTCGTATGTGTCGTGCATACAACTCCGCTAATAACACCATGTTTTTCGACGGCAAGTTCGCCAGCCCTCAGCTCTTTAAAGCACTGG gctgtgATGACCTGGTGAATGCTGTATTTGAGTTGGCGAAGAATCTGTGCCGTCTTCAGCTGAGTGAGGAAGAGATGGCGCTGTTCAGCGCTGCTATCCTGCTGTCACCTG accGGCCCTGGTTAACAGACAGTCAGCAGGTGCAGAAGCTACAGGAGAAGGTGTATGTGGCGCTGCAGCACAGTCTGCACATGTCAGGAGCAAACCCAGAGAAACTGGACAAG ATGGTGTCTAAACTACCACAGATGAAGTCCATCTGTAACCTCCACATCGACAAGCTGGAGTTTTTCCGCCTGGTCCATCCCGAGACGGCCTACAGCTTCCCCCCACTCTACAGGGAAGTGTTCGGCAGCGAGATCACCTTCCCCGACTCCACCGACAGCTAG